In Salarias fasciatus chromosome 20, fSalaFa1.1, whole genome shotgun sequence, a single window of DNA contains:
- the LOC115408245 gene encoding zinc finger protein 2-like isoform X2, with translation MSSVQALREFINQRLTAAAGEIFTVFQQTIVQFEEEIYRQRKRLEIKWKHQVRLHRAESPQQHIGNQKTSSSLEQEEHEAPHIKEEEDVVEVTVTDGEGDDSHHSVRDLTTQRLTAAAEEIFTLFQQAVVQYEEEIGRQRRMLEINWNPQIKLTGTELQQDLDCREEQLFKQETNHCLEEDESEPPQIKEENEPEPSQIRDDKEEPGLHQFKEEQEEPKSSQFEEHEELSTSQKGESFIVKVESETFKVPSVEDQSDLSEPGVPETEQFLSQDSEVHHVKRHIDSESTQNAKLKKLNVFHRNSVNNFRVSEKQAECEKLLCEETCEKTDHKKHQLCEKDKKVTDKKTLCQTCGKSFRKWYELKVHIRMHTGEKPYSCETCGKSFSRQSHLKVHMRIHTGEKPLSCETCGKRFNQWRDLKVHLRHHTGEKPYSCETCGKSFSRQSSLLHHINIQTGEKPYSCETCRKSFRKRCELKVHMRIHTGEKPYSCETCRKSFRKRCELKVHMRIHTGEKPYSCETCSKRFSRQSHLKIHMRIHTGEKPHSCEICGKRFSQLRDLKFHLRTHTGEKPEKRYSCETCGKSFSRQSSLRVHMRFHTGEKPHSCETCGRSFSRQSHLKVHMRIHTGEKPFPCETCGKSFSSHSSWLRHMRIHTGEKLHSCELCGRSFSQRRDLKVHMRSHTGEISQQSDLLDHTGTQKDEKPHPCER, from the exons atgagttcagttcaggctttgagagagtttatcaaccagcgactaactgctgctgctggagaaatattcaccgtgtttcaacaaactatcgtccagttcgaggaggagattTATCGACAGAGAAAACGTCTGGAAATCAAGTGGAAACATCAAGTCAGGTTACACAGAGCAG agagtccacagcaacacattggTAACCAGAAGACgagctccagtctggagcaggaggaacatgaagctccacacattaaagaggaggaggatgttgttGAGGTGACTGTTACTGATGGTGAAGGAGACGATTCccaccactctgtgagagacttgaccacccagagactaactgctgctgctgaggagatattcaccctgtttcaacaagctgtggttcagtacgaggaggagattggtCGTCAACGCAGAATgctggaaatcaactggaatcCTCAAATCAAATTAACCGGAACAG agctccaacaggaccttgactgcagagaggagcagctctttaaacaggaaacaaaccaCTGTCTGGAAGAGGACGAatcagaacctccacagatcaaagaagaaaatgaaccAGAACCTTCACAGATCAGAGACGacaaagaagaaccaggacttcatcagtttaaggaggagcaggaggagccaaAATCCTCACAGTTTGAGGAACACGAGGAACTCAGTACCAGCCAGAAGGGAGAATCATTTATTGTGAAGGTTGAAAGTGAAACCTTtaaggttccttctgttgaggatcaaagtgacctgagtgaaccagGAGTACCAGAGactgagcagttcctctctcaggactctgaagtccaccatgtgaAAAGACACATTGACTCAGAATCAACTCAAaatgcaaagctgaaaaaactcaaCGTGTTTCATAGAAACAGCGTGAACAACTTTcgtgtttcagagaagcaggctgaatgtgaaaagcttctttgtgaAGAAACGTGTGAGAAAACTGACCATAAAAAACATCAGTTATGTGAGAAAGACAAAAAGGTCACTGATAAGAAGACACtttgtcaaacatgtgggaaaagtttcagaaaatggTATGAGTTGAAGGTTCACATCAGAAtgcacacaggtgagaagccgtattcatgtgaaacatgtggcaaaagtttcagtcgacagagtcatttgaaggttcacatgagaatacatacaggtgagaagcctctttcttgtgaaacatgtggcaaaaggttcaATCAATGGCGTGATTTGAAGGTCCACTTGAGAcatcacacaggtgagaagccgtattcttgtgaaacatgtggcaaaagtttcagtcgacagagtAGTTTGTTGCACCACATAAACATTCagacaggtgagaagccgtattcttgtgaaacatgtcggaaaagtttcagaaaacgGTGTGAgttgaaggttcacatgagaattcacacaggtgagaagccgtattcttgtgaaacatgtcggaaaagtttcagaaaacgGTGTGAgttgaaggttcacatgagaattcacacaggtgagaagccgtattcttgtgaaacatgtagcAAAAGGTTCAGTCGACAGAGTCATTTGAAGattcacatgagaattcacacag gtgagaagcctcattcttgtgaaatatgtggcaaaaggttcagtCAACTGCGTGATTTGAAGTTCcacttgagaactcacacaggtgagaagcctgaGAAGcgttattcttgtgaaacatgtggcaaaagtttcagtcgacagagtTCTTTGAGGGTTCACATGAGatttcacacaggtgagaagcctcattcgtgtgaaacatgtggcagaagtttcagtcgacagagtCATTTGAAGGTTCATATGAGAATTCATACAGGCGAAAAGCCGtttccttgtgaaacatgtggcaaaagtttcagtagTCACAGTTCTTggttgcgccacatgagaattcacacaggtgagaagcttcATTCTTGTGAATTATGTGGCAGAAGTTTCAGTCAAAGGCGTGatttgaaggttcacatgagaagtcacacaggtgagatCAGTCAGCAGAGTGATTTGTTGGACCACACGGGAACTCAAAAAGATGAGAAGCCTCATCCTTGTGAAAGGTGA
- the LOC115408245 gene encoding zinc finger protein 2-like isoform X1, protein MSSVQALREFINQRLTAAAGEIFTVFQQTIVQFEEEIYRQRKRLEIKWKHQVRLHRAESPQQHIGNQKTSSSLEQEEHEAPHIKEEEDVVEVTVTDGEGDDSHHSVRDLTTQRLTAAAEEIFTLFQQAVVQYEEEIGRQRRMLEINWNPQIKLTGTELQQDLDCREEQLFKQETNHCLEEDESEPPQIKEENEPEPSQIRDDKEEPGLHQFKEEQEEPKSSQFEEHEELSTSQKGESFIVKVESETFKVPSVEDQSDLSEPGVPETEQFLSQDSEVHHVKRHIDSESTQNAKLKKLNVFHRNSVNNFRVSEKQAECEKLLCEETCEKTDHKKHQLCEKDKKVTDKKTLCQTCGKSFRKWYELKVHIRMHTGEKPYSCETCGKSFSRQSHLKVHMRIHTGEKPLSCETCGKRFNQWRDLKVHLRHHTGEKPYSCETCGKSFSRQSSLLHHINIQTGEKPYSCETCRKSFRKRCELKVHMRIHTGEKPYSCETCRKSFRKRCELKVHMRIHTGEKPYSCETCSKRFSRQSHLKIHMRIHTGEKPYSCETCGKRFSQHSKMMIHMRTHTGEKPHSCEICGKRFSQLRDLKFHLRTHTGEKPEKRYSCETCGKSFSRQSSLRVHMRFHTGEKPHSCETCGRSFSRQSHLKVHMRIHTGEKPFPCETCGKSFSSHSSWLRHMRIHTGEKLHSCELCGRSFSQRRDLKVHMRSHTGEISQQSDLLDHTGTQKDEKPHPCER, encoded by the exons atgagttcagttcaggctttgagagagtttatcaaccagcgactaactgctgctgctggagaaatattcaccgtgtttcaacaaactatcgtccagttcgaggaggagattTATCGACAGAGAAAACGTCTGGAAATCAAGTGGAAACATCAAGTCAGGTTACACAGAGCAG agagtccacagcaacacattggTAACCAGAAGACgagctccagtctggagcaggaggaacatgaagctccacacattaaagaggaggaggatgttgttGAGGTGACTGTTACTGATGGTGAAGGAGACGATTCccaccactctgtgagagacttgaccacccagagactaactgctgctgctgaggagatattcaccctgtttcaacaagctgtggttcagtacgaggaggagattggtCGTCAACGCAGAATgctggaaatcaactggaatcCTCAAATCAAATTAACCGGAACAG agctccaacaggaccttgactgcagagaggagcagctctttaaacaggaaacaaaccaCTGTCTGGAAGAGGACGAatcagaacctccacagatcaaagaagaaaatgaaccAGAACCTTCACAGATCAGAGACGacaaagaagaaccaggacttcatcagtttaaggaggagcaggaggagccaaAATCCTCACAGTTTGAGGAACACGAGGAACTCAGTACCAGCCAGAAGGGAGAATCATTTATTGTGAAGGTTGAAAGTGAAACCTTtaaggttccttctgttgaggatcaaagtgacctgagtgaaccagGAGTACCAGAGactgagcagttcctctctcaggactctgaagtccaccatgtgaAAAGACACATTGACTCAGAATCAACTCAAaatgcaaagctgaaaaaactcaaCGTGTTTCATAGAAACAGCGTGAACAACTTTcgtgtttcagagaagcaggctgaatgtgaaaagcttctttgtgaAGAAACGTGTGAGAAAACTGACCATAAAAAACATCAGTTATGTGAGAAAGACAAAAAGGTCACTGATAAGAAGACACtttgtcaaacatgtgggaaaagtttcagaaaatggTATGAGTTGAAGGTTCACATCAGAAtgcacacaggtgagaagccgtattcatgtgaaacatgtggcaaaagtttcagtcgacagagtcatttgaaggttcacatgagaatacatacaggtgagaagcctctttcttgtgaaacatgtggcaaaaggttcaATCAATGGCGTGATTTGAAGGTCCACTTGAGAcatcacacaggtgagaagccgtattcttgtgaaacatgtggcaaaagtttcagtcgacagagtAGTTTGTTGCACCACATAAACATTCagacaggtgagaagccgtattcttgtgaaacatgtcggaaaagtttcagaaaacgGTGTGAgttgaaggttcacatgagaattcacacaggtgagaagccgtattcttgtgaaacatgtcggaaaagtttcagaaaacgGTGTGAgttgaaggttcacatgagaattcacacaggtgagaagccgtattcttgtgaaacatgtagcAAAAGGTTCAGTCGACAGAGTCATTTGAAGattcacatgagaattcacacaggtgagaagccgtattcttgtgaaacttgtGGCAAAAGGTTCAGCCAACACAGTAAGATGatgatccacatgagaactcacacaggtgagaagcctcattcttgtgaaatatgtggcaaaaggttcagtCAACTGCGTGATTTGAAGTTCcacttgagaactcacacaggtgagaagcctgaGAAGcgttattcttgtgaaacatgtggcaaaagtttcagtcgacagagtTCTTTGAGGGTTCACATGAGatttcacacaggtgagaagcctcattcgtgtgaaacatgtggcagaagtttcagtcgacagagtCATTTGAAGGTTCATATGAGAATTCATACAGGCGAAAAGCCGtttccttgtgaaacatgtggcaaaagtttcagtagTCACAGTTCTTggttgcgccacatgagaattcacacaggtgagaagcttcATTCTTGTGAATTATGTGGCAGAAGTTTCAGTCAAAGGCGTGatttgaaggttcacatgagaagtcacacaggtgagatCAGTCAGCAGAGTGATTTGTTGGACCACACGGGAACTCAAAAAGATGAGAAGCCTCATCCTTGTGAAAGGTGA
- the LOC115408245 gene encoding zinc finger protein 436-like isoform X3 — protein MSSVQALREFINQRLTAAAGEIFTVFQQTIVQFEEEIYRQRKRLEIKWKHQVRLHRAESPQQHIGNQKTSSSLEQEEHEAPHIKEEEDVVEVTVTDGEGDDSHHSVRDLTTQRLTAAAEEIFTLFQQAVVQYEEEIGRQRRMLEINWNPQIKLTGTELQQDLDCREEQLFKQETNHCLEEDESEPPQIKEENEPEPSQIRDDKEEPGLHQFKEEQEEPKSSQFEEHEELSTSQKGESFIVKVESETFKVPSVEDQSDLSEPGVPETEQFLSQDSEVHHVKRHIDSESTQNAKLKKLNVFHRNSVNNFRVSEKQAECEKLLCEETCEKTDHKKHQLCEKDKKVTDKKTLCQTCGKSFRKWYELKVHIRMHTGEKPYSCETCGKSFSRQSHLKVHMRIHTGEKPYSCETCSKRFSRQSHLKIHMRIHTGEKPYSCETCGKRFSQHSKMMIHMRTHTGEKPHSCEICGKRFSQLRDLKFHLRTHTGEKPEKRYSCETCGKSFSRQSSLRVHMRFHTGEKPHSCETCGRSFSRQSHLKVHMRIHTGEKPFPCETCGKSFSSHSSWLRHMRIHTGEKLHSCELCGRSFSQRRDLKVHMRSHTGEISQQSDLLDHTGTQKDEKPHPCER, from the exons atgagttcagttcaggctttgagagagtttatcaaccagcgactaactgctgctgctggagaaatattcaccgtgtttcaacaaactatcgtccagttcgaggaggagattTATCGACAGAGAAAACGTCTGGAAATCAAGTGGAAACATCAAGTCAGGTTACACAGAGCAG agagtccacagcaacacattggTAACCAGAAGACgagctccagtctggagcaggaggaacatgaagctccacacattaaagaggaggaggatgttgttGAGGTGACTGTTACTGATGGTGAAGGAGACGATTCccaccactctgtgagagacttgaccacccagagactaactgctgctgctgaggagatattcaccctgtttcaacaagctgtggttcagtacgaggaggagattggtCGTCAACGCAGAATgctggaaatcaactggaatcCTCAAATCAAATTAACCGGAACAG agctccaacaggaccttgactgcagagaggagcagctctttaaacaggaaacaaaccaCTGTCTGGAAGAGGACGAatcagaacctccacagatcaaagaagaaaatgaaccAGAACCTTCACAGATCAGAGACGacaaagaagaaccaggacttcatcagtttaaggaggagcaggaggagccaaAATCCTCACAGTTTGAGGAACACGAGGAACTCAGTACCAGCCAGAAGGGAGAATCATTTATTGTGAAGGTTGAAAGTGAAACCTTtaaggttccttctgttgaggatcaaagtgacctgagtgaaccagGAGTACCAGAGactgagcagttcctctctcaggactctgaagtccaccatgtgaAAAGACACATTGACTCAGAATCAACTCAAaatgcaaagctgaaaaaactcaaCGTGTTTCATAGAAACAGCGTGAACAACTTTcgtgtttcagagaagcaggctgaatgtgaaaagcttctttgtgaAGAAACGTGTGAGAAAACTGACCATAAAAAACATCAGTTATGTGAGAAAGACAAAAAGGTCACTGATAAGAAGACACtttgtcaaacatgtgggaaaagtttcagaaaatggTATGAGTTGAAGGTTCACATCAGAAtgcacacaggtgagaagccgtattcatgtgaaacatgtggcaaaagtttcagtcgacagagtcatttgaag gttcacatgagaattcacacaggtgagaagccgtattcttgtgaaacatgtagcAAAAGGTTCAGTCGACAGAGTCATTTGAAGattcacatgagaattcacacaggtgagaagccgtattcttgtgaaacttgtGGCAAAAGGTTCAGCCAACACAGTAAGATGatgatccacatgagaactcacacaggtgagaagcctcattcttgtgaaatatgtggcaaaaggttcagtCAACTGCGTGATTTGAAGTTCcacttgagaactcacacaggtgagaagcctgaGAAGcgttattcttgtgaaacatgtggcaaaagtttcagtcgacagagtTCTTTGAGGGTTCACATGAGatttcacacaggtgagaagcctcattcgtgtgaaacatgtggcagaagtttcagtcgacagagtCATTTGAAGGTTCATATGAGAATTCATACAGGCGAAAAGCCGtttccttgtgaaacatgtggcaaaagtttcagtagTCACAGTTCTTggttgcgccacatgagaattcacacaggtgagaagcttcATTCTTGTGAATTATGTGGCAGAAGTTTCAGTCAAAGGCGTGatttgaaggttcacatgagaagtcacacaggtgagatCAGTCAGCAGAGTGATTTGTTGGACCACACGGGAACTCAAAAAGATGAGAAGCCTCATCCTTGTGAAAGGTGA